A stretch of Podospora bellae-mahoneyi strain CBS 112042 chromosome 5, whole genome shotgun sequence DNA encodes these proteins:
- a CDS encoding hypothetical protein (EggNog:ENOG503PEV2; COG:S), with amino-acid sequence MLTKTFFAVGALLIQLVHGAAEPPVFSYSVVKVKWSLPVDPNKPNGARDFVTGTIEEAIAQMDATHPGWSQTFTSNIQTVDLHALMARGSSPRASLPTATWTVEKELPTVSTSVMASVTLDPLTALPPIAPLAAAAVLAALTTPLFGGAMTMTPSRKLPGRILRAAPGFSRTTACTTREEPRRFPPRSS; translated from the exons atgctcACCAAGACATTCTTCGCCGTCGGcgctctcctcatccagctcgTCCACGGAGCTGCCGAGCCCCCCGTTTTCAGCTACTccgtcgtcaaagtcaagTGGTCTCTCCCAGTCGaccccaacaaacccaacgGCGCCCGCGATTTTGTCACCGGTACCATCGAGGAGGCCATCGCCCAGATGGACGCCACTCACCCCGGCTGGAGCCAGACcttcaccagcaacatccaGACCGTGGATCTTCACGCTTTGATGGCCCGTGGCAGCAGCCCGAGAGCCAGTCTGCCAACTGCCACTTGGACAGTGGAAAAGGAGCTGCCAACTGTGTCGACATCCGTGATGGCGTCCGTTACCTTGGATCCATTGACAGCCCTGCCCCCAATAGCTCCCCTCGCAGCTGCGGCCGTGTTAGCTGCGCTTACAACTCCGCTATTTGGTGGTGCAATGAC AATGACTCCGTCAAGGAAATTGCCTGGAAGAATATTGCGAGCAGCGCCTGGTTTCTCCAGGACAACTGCTTGTACTACGAGGGAAGAACCGAGAAGGTTTCCGCCCAGGAGCTCATGA
- a CDS encoding hypothetical protein (EggNog:ENOG503P3XZ) → MKQPVHVQGTVPTLAMTAAQSQATPHTITGNTSPRHGGSAENCATPDANASASDAAENKNINGTADTGSKGYGRLAALLARQDEYAIFRRFKYLNCLSLLYQQAEIIFLQDHLEKLAAMDRTHSCRMRQFFDRDWITLALQGDPEAGQQWATMQLIQLKLAKYNKALLTQASLAKLNPPNFQDLTFLREWIGRADNGNYPIHGPDQHAWDPEFETDLMAINPRVPLDRLSRWVNDIIFPWYHKLFGAKIKDPEDAAKNLGTGIYIYSESHLQIVIETFVTVVAALLPVLSIVVLYFLGDNNKFKFMALVIFSAIFALALAIMTKAKRVEVFAATAAFAAVNVVFLSQDPTGEELVELMKQYLTGKKGEN, encoded by the exons ATGAAACAGCCAGTCCACGTGCAAGGTACTGTCCCAACTTTAGCGATGACCGCAGCTCAATCCCAAGCAACTCCCCATACCATAACAGGTAATACGAGTCCGCGCCATGGTGGCTCAGCCGAGAACTGCGCGACGCCAGATGCCAATGCTTCGGCAAGTGATGCAGCCGAAAATAAGAATATCAACGGTACCGCCGATACAGGCAGCAAAGGATATGGCAGATTGGCAGCCTTGCTCGCTAGACAAGACGAGTATGCCATTTTCCGTCGTTTCAAGTACCTGAATTGTCTAAGCCTACTGTATCAACAGGCCGAGATCATTTTCCTCCAGGATCacctggagaagctggcaGCAATGGACCGAACACACTCCTGTCGAATGCGACAGTTCTTTGACAGGGACTGGATTACCCTTGCACTTCAAGGGGATCCGGAAGCAGGACAACAATGGGCAACCATGCAGCTGATTCAACTGAAGCTGGCAAAATACA ATAAggccctcctcacccaagcCTCACTCGCCAAACTGAATCCTCCCAACTTCCAGGATCTAACCTTTCTCCGAGAATGGATTGGTCGTGCCGACAACGGGAATTATCCTATTCATGGCCCAGATCAGCATGCATGGGATCCAGAATTTGAAACTGATCTCATGGCTATCAACCCACGGGTGCCGTTGGATCGCCTCTCCCGCTGGGTGaacgacatcatcttcccctgGTATCACAAACTCTTCggggccaagatcaag GACCCGGAGGATGCGGCCAAAAACCTCGGCACTGGTATTTACATCTACAGCGAGTCTCATCTTCAAATCGTCATCGAGACATTCGTCACCGTCGTCGCAGCCCTGCTTCCAGTGCTGAGCATTGTGGTGCTCTACTTCCTGGGCGACAATAACAAGTTCAAGTTCATGGCCTTGGTGATATTCTCGGCGATCTTTGCTTTGGCGCTAGCAATCATGACGAAGGCCAAAAGGGTGGAGGTGTttgctgccactgctgc CTTTGCGGCCGTGAATGTGGTGTTTCTGTCCCAAGATCCCACCGGCGAAGAGCTGGTTGAGCTGATGAAGCAGTATTTAACtggaaaaaaaggggaaaaTTGA
- a CDS encoding hypothetical protein (COG:L; EggNog:ENOG503NUZ7), which yields MSPIIWACPICGWDIDGLTEEAAFWFNQAHFGSFIAPQNPAARYDDEGYDKSDDDMFSFDGHQPFENRRGFAFHNVCWTLLKEAFWPKPIPLGTTFQIFDSLTLVIRVKKLDSGYGYGVNSAEYFPWEINIESQEGDFRRNDQDTKNALHNRNHILQAVQKVADLIKANSQVAVGSSVPPWNVTPEPDDGRWSRVAGSMQTLEFLLYPLPTACRELLNHKIVVSDNILRVSVSTVEVGDFSYISGIVLTSPGHTITIGYMGSAEKQQHRYFGFNDLTGFRIAVGIGGIHAIQCTGTHVIDWWLAGLSRQRPHNKALDGFRLISIGTSKSVVTTVTRVLSA from the exons ATGAGCCCAATCATTTGGGCTTGCCCCATCTGTGGATGGGACATTGACGGTCTAACCGAGGAAGCTGCATTCTGGTTCAACCAA GCCCACTTCGGATCCTTCATTGCTCCTCAGAACCCAGCCGCGAGATACGACGATGAAGGCTACGATAAGTCCGATGATGACATGTTTTCCTTCGATGGTCATCAGCCTTTTGAGAACAGACGTGGATTTGCTTTCCACAATGTCTGCTGGACACTGCTGAAGGAAGCCTTCTGGCCGAAGCCTATCCCTCTCGGTACAACTTTCCAGATTTTCGATTCACTCACCCTGGTGATTCGGGTAAAGAAATTGGACTCGGGCTACGGCTATGGGGTAAATTCAGCAGAGTACTTTCCTTGGGAGATTAATATTGAGTCGCAGGAAGGTG ACTTTCGACGGAACGATCAGGACACTAAGAATGCGCTTCATAACAGGAATCACATCTTGCAAGCTGTTCAGAAGGTTGCTGACCTTATCAAAGCCAACAGTCAGGTGGCTGTGGGCAGTTCAGTGCCGCCATGGAATGTCACTCCTGAACCAGATGATGGACGCTGGTCGAGGGTAGCGGGAAGTATGCAAACTCTCGAGTTTCTACTTTATCCACTGCCAACTGCCTGTCGAGAGCTATTGAATCATAAGATCGTCGTTTCTGACAACATATTGCGGGTCTCTGTGTCGACTGTCGAGGTTGGAGACTTCAGCTATATCTCCGGCATTGTTCTCACCAGTCCAggccacaccatcaccatagGCTATATGGGTTCCGCCGAGAAACAGCAACACAGATACTTTGGGTTCAACGACTTGACGGGCTTCAGAATTGCAGTCGGGATAGGCGGCATTCACGCCATACAATGTACCGGCACCCACGTCATCGAttggtggctggctgggctgtcCCGCCAACGGCCTCATAACAAAGCGCTTGAC GGCTTCCGTCTGATCAGCATTGGCACGTCCAAAAGTGTGGTGACAACAGTGACGAGAGTGCTGTCGGCATGA